In the genome of Bradysia coprophila strain Holo2 unplaced genomic scaffold, BU_Bcop_v1 contig_232, whole genome shotgun sequence, one region contains:
- the LOC119075715 gene encoding cell wall protein RBR3-like isoform X2, with protein MKKLLKKDEEEEEKGSFYNIAGLFELRPDSPDARPLDQPASDAAYDPDDQANGAEEPPIPLYQPVGRHRARLTQSSGSIATSTQIEPPLSSSPQAQSLPSLPIKPPQSSSLMIDSPLSAPHQVQRTESLDSGASSQQVHSLPKLEIEPPQSSSSSSALSSNVFESPLSSSDSSAPPPQQENSLPITQFELQSSGSSASSSPPQVQRTQSLDSSATSSQQVHSLPELPIEPPQSSSSSCSGAPSSSQQVHSLPVLPIEPPQSSSSSSCSGAPSSSQQVRSLPARPTEPPQSSSHQVERTQSLDSGASSQQVHILPKLPMKPPLSSSSSCSSALSSNVFESSSDSSATPSQQDNSLPIRLFVLQSSGSSTSSSHPQVQRAQSLDSSAASSQQVHSLPELPIEPPQSSSGRSASSSFVIDSLLLSPRHGVLPAMSAPETSPASSRFQLLRAWFSTSCLYSSDRPYAGQSNSSITSIQIRYNPLGQPLPVHCNAQGVPIDMHTAPQRRPGIYTTPPGVRLRPTAPELPLQSTAPEVSVQSTAPEVPVQTASEVPVQSRELEVAIPIDDRSPQDILREIRDRNFVTPTPFTIAAGLYEGTFFLAPAFPVRRRPPIQTSSPHTEVIEFNNGLSDEDYDFGDEGPSVRGWLQIRRDRYLEEMNRTVFPYWRCIPIFGFVIIVMIGVDRLFSRFEPARDRTKDDPNL; from the exons ATGAAGAAACTGTTGAAAAAAGACGAAGAAGAGGAGGAAAAAGGATCATTTTATAATATAGCTGGTCTTTTTGAGCTTAGGCCCGACAGTCCAGACGCAAGACCTTTGGATCAACCTGCTTCTGATGCGGCCTACGATCCGGACGATCAAGCCAATGGAGCTGAGGAGCCGCCAATTCCCCTTTATCAACCAGTAGGTCGTCATCGAGCGCGTCTAACACAGTCATCGGGTAGTATCGCAACATCTACACAGATAGAACCTCCACTCTCATCATCTCCTCAAGCACAGAGTCTACCATCACTCCCGATCAAACCTCCACAGTCATCATCACTCATGATCGATTCTCCACTCTCAGCACCTCATCAAGTACAACGTACAGAGTCATTGGATAGCGGCGCATCATCTCAACAAGTCCACAGTCTACCGAAACTCGAGATCGAACCTCCACAATCATCATCAAGTAGTAGCGCATTATCATCAAACGTGTTTGAATCTCCACTCTCATCATCGGATAGCAGCGCACCACCACCCCAACAAGAAAACAGTCTACCGATAACCCAGTTCGAACTACAGTCATCTGGTAGTAGCGCATCATCATCACCTCCTCAAGTACAACGTACACAGTCATTGGATAGCAGCGCAACATCATCTCAACAAGTACACAGTCTACCTGAACTACCAATCGAACCTCcacaatcatcatcatcatcatgtaGTGGCGCACCATCATCATCTCAACAAGTACACAGTCTACCTGTACTACCGATCGAACCTCcacaatcatcatcatcatcatcatgtaGTGGCGCACCATCATCATCTCAACAAGTACGCAGTCTACCTGCACGACCGACCGAACCTCCACAATCATCATCTCATCAAGTAGAACGTACACAGTCATTGGATAGCGGCGCATCATCTCAACAAGTACACATTCTACCTAAACTTCCGATGAAACCTCCactatcatcatcatcatcatgtaGTAGCGCATTATCATCAAACGTGTTTGAGTCATCATCGGATAGCAGCGCAACACCATCCCAACAAGACAACAGTCTACCGATACGCCTGTTCGTGCTACAGTCATCTGGTAGTAGCACATCATCATCACATCCTCAAGTACAACGTGCACAGTCATTGGATAGCAGCGCAGCATCATCTCAACAAGTACACAGTCTACCTGAACTACCAATCGAACCTCCACAATCATCATCAGGTAGGAGCGCATCATCATCATTCGTGATCGATTCTCTACTCTTATCACCTCGCCATGGGGTGCTTCCTGCAATGTCGGCGCCCGAGACTTCTCCTGCTTCCTCGAGATTTCAGCTGCTACGCGCTTGGTTTTCTACTTCGTGTCTCTATTCATCCGACAGACCATACGCGGGACAATCTAATTCATCCATAACGTCGATCCAGATACGATATAATCCATTAGGACAGCCGCTTCCGGTACACTGTAATGCACAAGGAGTGCCAATCGATATGCACACAGCTCCACAACGACGTCCAGGAATATATACTACTCCACCCGGAGTCCGTTTACGACCTACTGCACCCGAATTGCCACTACAATCTACTGCTCCCGAAGTCTCGGTACAGTCTACTGCACCCGAAGTCCCGGTACAA ACTGCATCCGAAGTCCCGGTACAATCCAGGGAACTCGAAGTGGCAATCCCTATAGACGATCGTTCACCACAAGACATTCTTCGAGAGATACGGGACAGGAATTTTGTAACACCTACGCCATTTACCATTGCTGCAGGCTTATATGAGGGTACATTCTTTCTGGCACCAGCGTTTCCGGTACGTAGAAGACCGCCTATACAAACGTCATCGCCGCATACGGAAGTAATCGAATTTAATAACGGGCTTAGTGATGAAGACTATGATTTTGGTGATGAGGGGCCATCTGTAAGAGGTTGGTTACAAATTCGTCGAGATAGATATCTGGAGGAAATGAATCGTACGGTTTTTCCTTATTGGCGGTGCATTCcaatatttggttttgttattattgttATGATTGGTGTTGACAGGCTTTTTTCGAGATTTGAGCCGGCTAGGGATCGCACTAAGGATGATCCaaatttgtaa
- the LOC119075715 gene encoding uncharacterized protein PB18E9.04c-like isoform X1, giving the protein MKKLLKKDEEEEEKGSFYNIAGLFELRPDSPDARPLDQPASDAAYDPDDQANGAEEPPIPLYQPVGRHRARLTQSSGSIATSTQIEPPLSSSPQAQSLPSLPIKPPQSSSLMIDSPLSAPHQVQRTESLDSGASSQQVHSLPKLEIEPPQSSSSSSALSSNVFESPLSSSDSSAPPPQQENSLPITQFELQSSGSSASSSPPQVQRTQSLDSSATSSQQVHSLPELPIEPPQSSSSSCSGAPSSSQQVHSLPVLPIEPPQSSSSSSCSGAPSSSQQVRSLPARPTEPPQSSSHQVERTQSLDSGASSQQVHILPKLPMKPPLSSSSSCSSALSSNVFESSSDSSATPSQQDNSLPIRLFVLQSSGSSTSSSHPQVQRAQSLDSSAASSQQVHSLPELPIEPPQSSSGRSASSSFVIDSLLLSPRHGVLPAMSAPETSPASSRFQLLRAWFSTSCLYSSDRPYAGQSNSSITSIQIRYNPLGQPLPVHCNAQGVPIDMHTAPQRRPGIYTTPPGVRLRPTAPELPLQSTAPEVSVQSTAPEVPVQSTSTAPEVPVQSTSTASEVPIQSTSATPEVPIQSTSTASEVPVQSTSTASEVPVQSIYATPEILVRSTSTASEVPVQSTSTASEVPVQSISTASEVPVQSRELEVAIPIDDRSPQDILREIRDRNFVTPTPFTIAAGLYEGTFFLAPAFPVRRRPPIQTSSPHTEVIEFNNGLSDEDYDFGDEGPSVRGWLQIRRDRYLEEMNRTVFPYWRCIPIFGFVIIVMIGVDRLFSRFEPARDRTKDDPNL; this is encoded by the coding sequence ATGAAGAAACTGTTGAAAAAAGACGAAGAAGAGGAGGAAAAAGGATCATTTTATAATATAGCTGGTCTTTTTGAGCTTAGGCCCGACAGTCCAGACGCAAGACCTTTGGATCAACCTGCTTCTGATGCGGCCTACGATCCGGACGATCAAGCCAATGGAGCTGAGGAGCCGCCAATTCCCCTTTATCAACCAGTAGGTCGTCATCGAGCGCGTCTAACACAGTCATCGGGTAGTATCGCAACATCTACACAGATAGAACCTCCACTCTCATCATCTCCTCAAGCACAGAGTCTACCATCACTCCCGATCAAACCTCCACAGTCATCATCACTCATGATCGATTCTCCACTCTCAGCACCTCATCAAGTACAACGTACAGAGTCATTGGATAGCGGCGCATCATCTCAACAAGTCCACAGTCTACCGAAACTCGAGATCGAACCTCCACAATCATCATCAAGTAGTAGCGCATTATCATCAAACGTGTTTGAATCTCCACTCTCATCATCGGATAGCAGCGCACCACCACCCCAACAAGAAAACAGTCTACCGATAACCCAGTTCGAACTACAGTCATCTGGTAGTAGCGCATCATCATCACCTCCTCAAGTACAACGTACACAGTCATTGGATAGCAGCGCAACATCATCTCAACAAGTACACAGTCTACCTGAACTACCAATCGAACCTCcacaatcatcatcatcatcatgtaGTGGCGCACCATCATCATCTCAACAAGTACACAGTCTACCTGTACTACCGATCGAACCTCcacaatcatcatcatcatcatcatgtaGTGGCGCACCATCATCATCTCAACAAGTACGCAGTCTACCTGCACGACCGACCGAACCTCCACAATCATCATCTCATCAAGTAGAACGTACACAGTCATTGGATAGCGGCGCATCATCTCAACAAGTACACATTCTACCTAAACTTCCGATGAAACCTCCactatcatcatcatcatcatgtaGTAGCGCATTATCATCAAACGTGTTTGAGTCATCATCGGATAGCAGCGCAACACCATCCCAACAAGACAACAGTCTACCGATACGCCTGTTCGTGCTACAGTCATCTGGTAGTAGCACATCATCATCACATCCTCAAGTACAACGTGCACAGTCATTGGATAGCAGCGCAGCATCATCTCAACAAGTACACAGTCTACCTGAACTACCAATCGAACCTCCACAATCATCATCAGGTAGGAGCGCATCATCATCATTCGTGATCGATTCTCTACTCTTATCACCTCGCCATGGGGTGCTTCCTGCAATGTCGGCGCCCGAGACTTCTCCTGCTTCCTCGAGATTTCAGCTGCTACGCGCTTGGTTTTCTACTTCGTGTCTCTATTCATCCGACAGACCATACGCGGGACAATCTAATTCATCCATAACGTCGATCCAGATACGATATAATCCATTAGGACAGCCGCTTCCGGTACACTGTAATGCACAAGGAGTGCCAATCGATATGCACACAGCTCCACAACGACGTCCAGGAATATATACTACTCCACCCGGAGTCCGTTTACGACCTACTGCACCCGAATTGCCACTACAATCTACTGCTCCCGAAGTCTCGGTACAGTCTACTGCACCCGAAGTCCCGGTACAATCTACATCTACTGCACCCGAAGTCCCGGTACAATCTACATCTACTGCATCCGAAGTCCCGATACAATCTACATCTGCTACACCCGAAGTCCCGATACAATCTACATCTACTGCATCCGAAGTCCCGGTACAATCTACATCTACTGCATCTGAAGTCCCGGTACAATCTATATATGCTACACCCGAAATCCTGGTACGATCTACATCTACTGCATCCGAAGTCCCGGTACAATCTACATCTACTGCATCTGAAGTCCCGGTACAATCTATATCTACTGCATCCGAAGTCCCGGTACAATCCAGGGAACTCGAAGTGGCAATCCCTATAGACGATCGTTCACCACAAGACATTCTTCGAGAGATACGGGACAGGAATTTTGTAACACCTACGCCATTTACCATTGCTGCAGGCTTATATGAGGGTACATTCTTTCTGGCACCAGCGTTTCCGGTACGTAGAAGACCGCCTATACAAACGTCATCGCCGCATACGGAAGTAATCGAATTTAATAACGGGCTTAGTGATGAAGACTATGATTTTGGTGATGAGGGGCCATCTGTAAGAGGTTGGTTACAAATTCGTCGAGATAGATATCTGGAGGAAATGAATCGTACGGTTTTTCCTTATTGGCGGTGCATTCcaatatttggttttgttattattgttATGATTGGTGTTGACAGGCTTTTTTCGAGATTTGAGCCGGCTAGGGATCGCACTAAGGATGATCCaaatttgtaa